Proteins from one Nerophis lumbriciformis linkage group LG16, RoL_Nlum_v2.1, whole genome shotgun sequence genomic window:
- the LOC133617441 gene encoding small integral membrane protein 26-like, with protein sequence MTLKNVKNWHKGLSAVYALGVWTMIVSYGYYRYTGRLDDLPSQIEEESPDKTNPKNVFHQTAHTKTIIIYKNDFVPYTTRIYNFVQSFIGGPGSGDS encoded by the exons ATGACgttgaaaaatgttaaaaattggCACAAAGGTCTATCTGCGGTTTATGCTTTGGGCGTGTGGACCATGATCGTCTCATACGGATATTATCGTTACACAGGACGTTTGGACGACCTCCCAA gtcAGATAGAAGAGGAGAGTCCCGACAAAACAAATCCGAAAAATGTTTTCCACCAGACTGCTCACACCAAGACCATTATCATTTACAAGAACGACTTTGTTCCTTACACTACAAGGATCTATAATTTCGTCCAGTCATTCATCGGTGGTCCTGGGAGTGGAGACAGTTGA